Genomic DNA from Mycobacteroides chelonae CCUG 47445:
CTGGCGGTGCTGGGTACCCAGGCGCGCGCACTTCGTGCCGACCTCGCCGCGGGCAACATCGAAGCGGCGAAGAAGGATTGGCTGCCGGCGATTCTGACCTGGAACCGAATCGGTGCGGCGTACGGCAGTTTCAAGGACTACGGGGATGCCATCGCCGGGCTGCCGCATGGGCTCCCCGATGGGGTGCACGATCCCGATTTCAAGGGCTTACGCCGCCTGGAGTACGGGTTGTGGCACGGGCAACCCGCGCCGGTGTTGGTGCCGGTGGCAGACGAATTGGTCTCGACCATCGACAAGCTGCGTGCCAACCTGGCGGACGTGATGACCGAGCCGGCCGACCAGACGAAACGCCCACACGAAATCCTCGAGGACACCTTGCGATTCCAGCTCATGGGCTACACGAACCAGGGAGCGGGAACCGAGTACGCGGAGGCGGCAGCTGCGGTCGAAGCCACCCGTGCGGTGCTGGGCCAGTTCTCTGCGCTGATCAATGCCCGCGCGCCGAAGTTATTGGCGGAAAGCAACTCCCAGCTCGATATCCTTGACGCCGCACTCAAGGCGACGCAGCAGGGTGGACAGTGGCGTCCGCTCGAGCAGGTGCCGCTGGCCGGTCGCCAGGCGGTGGATGCCGCGCTGGGGCAGGTGCTCGAGACGCTCGCCTCGGTGCCACTGCTCATCGAACTTCCGCCGAGCCGATGACCAAGGAGGCGCGCAATATGGATGTCAACCGCAGGAACTTCCTCCGCGGCGCGGCCATCGGGGCCGCAGGCACGGCCGTCACGGGTGCGGTGCTGGCGCACGGTGCCGAGGTTGACGCGAACGCGGCGGCAGTGGCCGCGCCCCCGAATCGGTACCCATTCCACGGGGCCAAGCAGTCGGGAATCCTCACCCCGGTGCCCGCAGAGAAGCAGAACTTCGCCTGCCACGTGGCATTCGATGTGACGTCCAAGAACAGGGATGCGCTGGCTGGGGCCTTCAAGAAGTTGACCGAGCGGGCGCGGTTCCTCTGTACCGGCGGCACCCCGCCCGAGCTGGGGGTCGGGCAACCGCCGGCGGATAGCGAGGTGGTTGGGCCCGTGGTCGAGGCCGACGGCCTCACCGTCACAGTGGCGGTCGGGTCCAGCCTGTTCGATAGCCGATTCGGGCTGACCGACCGCAAGCCCGCCAAGCTCAAACCAATGACGGTATTTCCCAACGACTTTCCCGATGCGGCGTGGACACGCGGTGATCTGCTGGTTCAGCTGTGCGCCCACAATCCGGATACCGTGCATCACGCACTGCGCGATATCACCCGCGCGGTGCGGGGCGATCTGCAGATGCGCTGGCGGATCGAGGGGTACAACTCGCCCCCGCGCCCGTCCGGAACGGGCCGAAACCTTTTGGGGTTCAAGGATGGCACCGCCAACCCGGTGTCAAACGATGCCGAAAAGCTGATCTGGGTGGGCGATGGCGAACCCGCGTGGACCGCAGACGGCACCTACATGGTGGTACGCCTCATCCGGATGCTCGTCGAGTTCTGGGATCGGGTTTCCATCAACGAGCAGGAGCGGATGTTCGGTCGACGTCGCGACAGCGGCGCCCCGTTGGACGGGAACAACGAGTTCGATAACCCCAACTACACAACTGACCCCGAAGGTCAGACCATTCCCCTGGATGCGCATATCCGGCTGGCCAACCCGCGCACCGCCGAAACTGACAACCAGCGGCTGGTCCGGCGTTCCTACAACTACGACCTGGGCGTGGAACCGAACGGGAACATGCAGTCGGGACATGTCTTCGTCTGTTTCCAGCAGGACCTCGAGCGCCAGTTCGAAACCGTGCAGAACCGGTTGAACGACGAGCCCCTCGTCGACTATGTGCAGCCGTTCGGGGGCGGATACTTCTTCGCGCTGCCGGGCGTCGTCGACGAGAACGACTGGTACGGCAGGACCTTGCTCAGCTAGCCGAAGAGCGACTGACCCCAATACTCCTTGGGGCCCAGGCCCGGTGGACAGGCGAAGATCGCCGAACCGGTGTGCAGGATGTATTCGTTGAGGGCGTCCTCGGTGGCCAGCTTGCGCTGCATCGGGATGAACTGCGATTGCGGATTGCGCACGAAGGCGATGAAGAACAGCCCCGCGTCCAAATGCCCGAACCCGTCCGACCCATCGGTGAAGTTGTAACCGCGGCGCAGGATCTCGATACCGCCCAGTTCTTCGGCGGAGGCCAGTCGCACGTGCGCGTCCACATCCAGCAGCGGTTCCCCATCGGATTTCTTGCCGGTGAAGTCGATGGCCGCGAACTCGTCGCTCTGGCCGATCGGCGCACCCGATCCCTTGGCGCGCCCGATGACTCGTTCCTGCTCGTTGAGTACGGTGCGGTCCCAGCTCTCGATCAGCATCCGGATGCGCCGCGCCACCAGGTAGGTGCCGCCGGTCATCCATTCGGGGTTGTCGCCCTTGGCCACCCAGACGCTGGTGTTGACCTTCCCGGTGTCTTCGGCCTTGATGTTGCGGGTGCCGTCCTTGAACCCGAACAGGTTTCGCGGTGTCACCTGCGACCGGCTGGTCGAGGAGGTGCGGCCGAATCCCAGCTGCGACCACTTCACCGCGACGGTTCCGAAGCCCACCCGGGCCAGGTTGCGAATGGCATGCACCGCGACTTGCGGGTCGTCGGCGCAGGCCTGAATGCAGATGTCGCCGCCGCAGCGGGCAGGGTCCAGCTTCTCGTTGCGGAACTTCGGCAGTTCCTGCAGTGGCGCCGGTAGCTTGTCGGCGATGCCGAACCGGTCCACTCCGTCCTTGCGGAAGAACGAAGGGCCGAAGCCGATCGTCAGGGTCAGTGCGGAGGCGGCCAGGTCCAATGCCTCGCCTGTATCGGTCGGCGGGGCATAGGGATTGCCGTCGATCGCACCGCCCGGTGTGGTCTCCTCGCCCTGGGACATCCGCTCGGCCATCTCGGTCCACTGACGCAGCATGGCCTGCACCTCGCCGCGGGTGGCGTTGGGCATCACGTCGAAGGCGCAAAAATGCATCCGGTCCTGCGCCGGGGTGGTGATCCCGGCCTGGTGTTCGCCGCGGAACGGGACCTTGACGTTGTCCGGTCCGACGCTTGCCGCGCTCGCGCGGCCGCCCAGCACTCCGGCTCCCGCAGCGCCGGCCACGGCGGCGGTAACTCCCGCCGCGCCCAGCAGCTTGCGGCGGTTGAAGCCGTTACCGTCCGGCGATGACACCCTGCACCTCGCTGACCTCCTTGGACAACGCGTCGATGGCATGTGCAAGCTCGATGCGCTGATCCTGGGTCACCGTGTCGTAGAAGACGAATCCGTCACCCTTGCGGTACTTGCCCAGCAGGGTGTCGACTTCCTTGAACCGCTTGTCGATCGCCTGTCCTAGTTCGGGTTTGCGCTCATCGAGGATGGGGCGCACGGTAGCGACCGCGTTCTGCGAGCCGTCCACGTTGGCCTGGAAGTCCCACAGATCGGTGTGGCTGAAGGCCTCTTCCTCGCCGGAGATCTTCGTCCTGGCCACCTCGTCGAGCAGCGTCTGCGCTCCGCCGGCGATCTTGGTGGTGTTGATGTCGAAGTCCTTGGCGCGCACGCCGTCCGAGAGCTCCTTGATGTCCTTGAGCAGCTGATCGGCGATGGCGTCGGTATCGGGCTGCAGGCCGGTCACCCACAGGTCCTTCTCCAGGCGGTGGTAGCCGGTCCACTTCTCGCCGGGCTGAAGGTCGGCCTCGCGCAAGTCGATTCGCGGGTCCAGGTCGTTGGGGAAGGCTTCGGCCACCGGCTCGATCCGCTCGTAGTACACGCGGCTGGTCGGGTACTGGGCCTTGGCGGAGGCAATGTCCTTGGCCTTGACCGCCTCGACGAACTTGCCGGCGGATTCACTGAGGGCGTCCACCTGGCTGATCACGTAACCCCGGTAGCGGTCCGTGGCGTCCTTGAACTTGCCCTCGGCGTCGAGCTTCACCGCGGCTCCGGTGATCGTGAAGTCGCCGCGAATGCCGTCACCGATCATGCCGGGCTTGCAGGCGGTCTGGTAGGTGCCGGGCTCGGTGAACTGCACGATGAGCTTGCGGTTGATGCCCGAGCCGATGTTCTCGACCTCACCGAGCGCGCGGTCGCCCTTGTCGTAGACGTAGAACTCGGTGACCTTCGACCCGTTGTTGGTCACCTTGAAAGTGACTGGGCCCGTGGTGGCCTCGGTCTTGGACACCTCACAGCTGGTGTCGGTGGCGGTCACGGTGATCTCCTGGCCGGCACCGGCGGCACCGCTCTCGGCAGGCTCCTTGGGGGTGCAGGCCGCCAAGGTCGTACCGGTGGCCATCGCAAGCGCGGCGGCTACGTAGGCGAGTGATGGTTTCATCCAGCGGTCCTCTCGGGTTGGGCTTCTGTGGTGTCGGTGGTGGGCGCCTTGGGCTGAGTGGCCACCGGACGTAGGAAGAGTCCGAGCACGATCACCAGGTAGGTGATCCAGCCCGCCAGTTGCAGCACCGTCGGGGTCGGTGTCACGTTGAAGATGCCGCGCAGCAGCTCGCCGTACCAGGCGCTCCAGTCGAACCAGCCGGTGATGTCAAAGGCCTTGTGCGACAGTCCGGGCAGCCATCCGACGGTCTGGAGGGCGCCGATGCCATAGGACAGGATGCCGGCGGCCACCACGACCAGGAAGGCGCCGGTGTATTTGAAGAACTTGCTCAAGTTGATCTTGACCGCGCCGCGGTACATGCCATAGGACAGCGCGGCCGCGGCCGCGACTCCGGTGACGAGTCCGGCCAGGGGCCAGGCGGTTTCGGCCTTGGCGTACCCGACCATGAACAGGGCCGTCTCGACGCCCTCACGCCCGACGGACAGGAACGCTACGGTCAGGACCGCCAGCGAGCCGGCTTCCAATGCCTGGGCCATACCCTGACGCAGCTCGCCGGCGATGCTGGCGGCGGCGGTGCGCATCCACAGCACCATGGTGGTCACGATCGCCACCGCGACCAGCGAGGCCACCCCGGCGATCGCTTCGGCGCCCAGGTCGCTGATGGTGTTACTGCCGAAGTGGATCGTCAGGAAGACGAGCAGGGTCATCGCGATGGCGCCGGCGACACCTAGCCACACCCAGCGCAGCGCGTCGCGTCGGTTCGACTTGACCAGGAACGCCACCAGGATCATCACGACGATCCCGCATTCGAGGCCCTCGCGCAGTCCGATGAGGCCGCTGCTGAAGTATTGCGAGAAGTGAGTCGGCCCGTCGGCTAGGACGCCGATACTGCCCATGTCCAGGGTCCTTTTCCTTCATGTGACTTTGGCTAGCCAACGCTTGCCAAGGTGCGGCTGACCTTACCTGAATAGGTCCTGTGGAAGCGATGGCAGAGCGTCGGCTGCATCCGTGTGTGTCCAGCTCATGCGACGATGGAGAGCAATCCATCGCACCGTCTAGGAGTTCCGTCGTGTCGTCCCTCGCCGTGCGCTCCCTGTCGGCGCGCTTAGTGCGGATCGTGCTCGTCGTCTCCATTTCGACGTTTCTGCTGGCAGCGGGCTGTTCCTGGCAGTTGGGTGGGCGTACCCCGCTACCGCAGGGGGTGCCGCCGCCTGCCGGAGATCCGGTGCCCGATATCGAGACGCCGCCCGCGCAGATTCATGGCCGTCCCGCTGACCAGCTCCGTGACTGGTCCACCCCGCGTGCCCAGAAGACGGGAATCCCCGTCATCGCCCTGGAGGCGTACGCATACGCGGCCAAGGTTGCCGAGCGTGAGAATCCGCGGTGCAAGATCGCGTGGACGACGCTGGCCGGAATTGGCACTGTCGAGAGCCACAACGGCACCTACCACGGTGCCGAGCTGCACCCCAACGGCGACGCACTGCCCCCGATCCGTGGGGTGCGCCTGGATGGATCCAACGGAAACCTGCGGCTTCCGGACACCGACAAGGGCGTGCTGGACGGTGACGCGAACCAGGACCGGGCGATGGGACCCATGCAGTTCATCCCCGAGACCTGGCGCATCTACGGCGTCCGCGCCGCAGGTGAGGGCGACCCCAGTCCCGACAACATCGACGACGCGGCGCTGTCGGCGGCGGGGTACCTGTGCTCGCGTGGTGGCGACCTGAGCACCACCGAGGGCTGGATCAAGGCGCTGTGGGCGTACAACATGTCGGACGTGTACGCCGAGCAGGTACGGGATTGGGCCACGGCCTACGCCAAGGGCGGGTCGCTGTAGCACTAGTCTGTACCCGATGTTCTTCGCCCGAGTGGCTCATCAACATACGACGTCGGAACCGCAGCACCCCTAAGGAGAGACAGTGCCGATTCTTGAGCAGGTAGGCGCCCGCGAGATCCTCGATTCACGCGGCAATCCGACCGTCGAGGTCGAGGTCGCCTTGACCGATGGCACGTTCGCACGGGCGGCGGTCCCCTCGGGTGCCTCCACCGGTGAGCATGAGGCCGTTGAGCTGCGCGACGGCGATGCACGTTACGGCGGCAAGGGCGTCACCAAGGCCGTGAACGCCGTGCTCGACGAGATCGCCCCGGCCATCATCGGTGAGAGCGCCGATGATCAGCGCCTCATCGATCAGGCCCTGCTCGATCTGGACGGCACCCCGGACAAGTCGCGCCTCGGCGCCAACGCCATCCTGGGCGTCTCGCTGGCGGTGGCGAAGGCTGCCGCCGACTCGGCCGGGCTGGCACTGTTCCGGTACCTGGGTGGCCCGAACGCGCACATCCTGCCGGTGCCGATGATGAACATCCTCAACGGCGGCGCGCACGCCGACACCGGGGTCGATGTCCAGGAGTTCATGGTGGCGCCCATCGGTGCCCCGAGCTTCAAGGAATCACTGCGCTGGGGCACCGAGGTGTACCACTCGCTGAAGTCCGTGCTCAAGAAGCAGGGCCTGTCCACCGGACTGGGTGACGAGGGCGGGTTCGCCCCCGACGTCGCCGGAACCCGGGCCGCGCTGGATCTGATCAGCACCGCGATCGAGGCGACGGGCCTCAAGCTGGGCTCGGATGTGGCGCTGGCGCTGGATGTCGCGGCCACCGAGTTCTACAGCGCCGCAGACGGTTACAGCTTCGAGAAGGAGAAGCGCACGGCCGAGCAGATGGGCGCCTTCTACGCCGAGCTGCTCGACGCCTACCCGCTGGTGTCCATCGAGGACCCGCTGTCCGAGGACGACTGGGACGGATGGGTGGCACTGACCACCGCGATCGGTGACCGGGTGCAGCTGGTCGGCGACGACCTGTTCGTCACTAACCCCGAGCGCCTGGAAGAGGGCATCGAGCGGGGCGCCGCCAATGCCCTGCTGGTCAAGGTGAACCAGATCGGCACCCTCACCGAGACGCTGGATGCGGTGACACTGGCGCACAGCAGCGGCTACAAGACGATGATGAGCCACCGCAGTGGCGAGACCGAGGACACCACCATCGCGGACCTGGCGGTCGCGGTGGGCAGCGGTCAGATCAAGACCGGCGCCCCGGCGCGTAGCGAGCGGGTGGCCAAGTACAACCAGCTGCTGCGTATCGAGGAAACACTTGGGGACGCTGCCCGTTTCGCGGGCGACCTTGCCTTCCCGCGGTTCTCGATCGAGACGTCCGACTAGCGGACAAGCCGACGGGCTGAGGCCGAGCTATGGCTGATTCCAAGCGCCGCCCCGCGTCCGGTAGGTCGCGGGGTCCGGCTCCGGCTGCCCGTAAACGGACACCGGTCAAGCGGCCGGTGCAGAAGGTCGTCCGAGGCCCCGCCCGCAGCGGTCCGGCGGCTCCTGCCAAGGCGGCCAAGACCGGCGGAGCTACCGGTGCGGTGGCCGCGTCGATCGAACGCAGTGCCGAGCATCAGTCCGAGCAGCGCCTGGGGTCCACCGCACGCCGGGCCGCTGTTCTTGCCGCCGTGGTGTGTGCGCTGACCCTGACCGTGGCCGGTCCGGTTCGCACCTACTTCTCGCAACAGGCCGAACGGAATCAGCTTGCGGCGGCGGAAGCTCAGCTGCGCGACCAGATCGCCGGGCTCGAGGACAAGAAGCGCCGGCTGGCGGACCCGGCCTATATCGCCGCCCAGGCACGCGAGCGGCTGGGGTTCGTGATGCCGGGTGAGGTGCCGTTCCAGGTGCAGTTGCCGAACACCCCCGTCGATGCCAAGCCGCAGAGCCAGGGGCCCGTGGACAACGGCAACCCGTGGTACACCAACCTGTGGCACAACATCGCCGACTCGCCCACGGCCATACCGACCGCCCCGGCGCCGATCCCGTGATCTCCGACGACGATATCGCCGCGGTCACAAGGCAATTGGGTCGCGCACCGCGAGGCATGCTGGAGGTCTCCTACCGTTGTCCCAACGGTGAGCCCGCCGTCGTCAAGACCGCTCCGCGGCTACCCGACGGCACACCGTTTCCCACCCTGTATTACCTGACGCACCCGGCTCTCACGGCCGCGGCGAGCCGTCTGGAGTCCGGCGGGCTGATGCGTGATATGACCGATCGCCTTGCCTCCGATGAGGAGCTGGCCGCCGCGTATCAGCGCGCCCACGAGAGCTACCTCGCCGAGCGTGACGCCATCGAGCCGCTCGGCACCACGGTGACCGCGGGCGGAATGCCCGACAGGGTGAAGTGTCTGCATGTGCTGATCGGACATTCACTTGCCGTGGGGCCCGGAGTCAATCCCCTGGGGGATGAGGCGATTCGAGAGCTGCTGGGCACCATGCCGGGTGTGCTGCCGGAGGTCTGGTGACGGCCCTGCGGGTTGGCGCCGTGGATTGCGGCACCAACTCGATCCGCCTGCTGGTCTCGGATGTCGACGACGCCGGACGGCTGACCGATGTACACCGCGAAATGCGGATTGTGCGGCTGGGACAGGGCGTGGACGCGACGGGGGAGTTCGCGCCGGAGGCCATCGCGCGCACCCGGGTGGCGCTCAAGGCGTACACGGAATTGATGAGCTCCCTTGGGGTACAGCGTGTGCGCATGGTGGCCACCTCGGCCGCGCGTGACGTCACGAACCGCGAGGCATTCTTTGCGATGACCGCTGAGTTGCTCGGATCCGTCGTTCCGGGGGCGGTGGCGGAGGTGATCACGGGCACCGAGGAGGCCGGGCTGTCATTTGCCGGCGCGGTAGGCGAGTTGGATTCGGCGGCCGGACCCTATGTCGTGGTGGATCTCGGCGGAGGATCGACCGAGACGGTGATTGGCGATGCCGATGGGGTGAGGGCCAGCTTCTCGGCCGATATCGGATGCGTACGGCTCACCGAGCGGTGCCTGCACTCGGATCCCCCCACCGACGATGAGATCGAGGCAGCACGCGACGCGGTGCGCGCGCAGCTGGCGCGGACCTTCGAGGTGGTGCCGGTCCAGGATGCGCGAACCTGGGTGGGGGTGGCGGGCACCTTCACCACGCTGGCGGCGCTGGCGCACCGGCTGGATGCCTACGATCCCGCCGCGATTCACCTGTCGCGGGTGCCGCTGGAGCGTTTGTCCGAGGTGACGTCCGAGTTGATCGCGATGCCGCGCGCGCAGCGCGCCGCCCTGGGGCCGATGCATGAGGGACGCGTCGATGTCATCGGTGGTGGATCGATCGTCGTGCAGGAACTGGCGCGCGAGTTTTCTGCCCGCGCCGGCATCACCGAGCTGGTGGTCAGCGAGCACGACATCCTCGATGGCATCGCAATGTCCTTACGCAGGTAACCAGGCCTTAACACGTAACCGTGTGACCTGCGTAACAGTTGACAATGTACCCCCTGCTCCAGTTGACAAGTTGATCAAATCAACTGACAGTTGATATATCAACACAGACCGATAACGGACAGTTGAAGTTCCATGAACGGTCAGTTGAGAAAGCGCAGCGTCGCGCGGAGCCCGGATCAGCAACGTTTGATTAGGTGCGGAAGGTTTGGATATCCCATGTCCGGATTGATGTCGAAGGCCGAAGTACGCGAAATTGGGGTTTCGGAAACAGGTTTCGTGCGACGGCCCGACCCGGACGGTGCCGCGGTCGCGTACCGGACGTATGGGCGCGCGCGGCCCGGTGTCGCCGATGTGGTGTTGGTGCACGGCAGCCTGCAGAACTCGGCCGTGTGGTCCAAGCACGGCTACATCGCGCAGCTGTCTCAGCAGTACCGGGTGACCACCATCGACGTGCGTGGGCACGGCGCCAGCGAGAAGCCCGATCATCCCGGCGGATACGCCATCGCCTCGTCGGCGCGGGATGTCTGCGCGGTCATGGATCACCTAGGCATCCACCGGACGCACTACATCGGCTACTCGCTGGGCGGACGGATCGGCCTGACGCTGGCGGCCACCGCGCCCGAGCGGCTCACCTCACTGGTGGTGGCGGGGTCTTCGCACCGGCCGCAGCGTGGCGCGGTGGACGTGCTGATCTTCCCCAACGCCGTTCGCGTGGTGGAGGAGTCCGGTCTGGAGGCCTTCGTCGACGGCTGGGAGGCACACCGCGGCCAGCAGATGGGCTCGGGATTCCGGGCGACCATCGAGGCCCTGGGCCAGCGCGGCCTGGCAGCGCTGCTGCGGCAGTGGGATGCCGAGCCGGGTGTCGCCGAAGATGTCCTGCTTCAAATCGAGACGCCCACACTGTTTTTCGCCGGGTCCGAAGACCCCATGCGGCTGGCCGAGTCGCGGGAGGCTGCGGTCCGGATGCCGCGTGCCTACTTCGCCCTGCTGGCCGGCTGCAACCACGGGCAGACGGTGACGATGCGTGAGCGCATCCTGGATCGCGCCGAGGCGTTCTTCCGGCTGTCCGAGTTCTCCGATATCGAGAAGCTGCGGGTGGCCGGGTGACCGGAGATCCTGGGCCGCGTCCGAGACTGGCGACGCTTGCCCGCATCGGGGTGCTCGGCGGTATGTCGGGCGGGCTGCTGGGCGGTGGCACCGGGGTGATCACCGTGCCCTCGCTGGCTCGGGCGACCACGTTGAGCCGGGCCGTCATTCACGGCACCTCGACCCTGCCGAACGTCTCTGCCGCGATCGCGGGCAGCACCGTCTACGCGCTGCACGGGGCGAAGGTGGACGTGGTGGCGGGCGCCGGGCTGATGGCGGGCGGCGTGATCGGTGCGGTGGTGGGGGCCAAGCTGGTGGCCCGCATTCCCGAGTGGATCCTCAAGGCGCTGTTCGTTTTTGTGCTGCTGGCCACCGCGCTCAAGCTGCTGCTCAGCGCCGCAGGCATCGACCCTTCGGCGGGTGAGGCGTTGCTTCCCGATGCTGTGCTCGCCCATGTGCCATCGGTCATCGCTATCGGTGCCGTGGTCGGTTTCGTGGTCGGTGCGTGGTCGGCTGCACTGGGTCTTGGCGGTGGGCTGCTGACGGTTCCGGCGATGCTGGTGCTGTTTGGTTCGGATCTGCACGTGGCAGAGGGCACTTCGTTGATGGTGATGCTGCCCAACGCGCTGGTCGCGGCGACTACACATCTGCGTCAGGGCACCGCTGATGCTCCGATTGGTTTCCGGTTGGCAGCATTCGCGTTGCCGGGCACCGTCATCGGGGCGCTGCTGGCGCTCGCCCTGAACGCGCGCTGGCTGGCGCTGGTGTTTGGGTCCTATCTGGTGTTCATCGCCATCCGCGAGATCGTGCGGGTGTTTACGAGCTCGTCTGCCCGGACGACGAAGAAACCAAGTCCGGTGCCGGCGTCGCAGGCGTGTGTTGGCGGTTGATCTTCTGCAGCTCCCGGGCGACGTCCAGGAGCCAGTTCAGTTCTTCCTTGCGGTTGGCACCCGTACGTTCGCCGATGATCTTGGTGCCGGAGGTCTTGTCGTGCTGCGGTGCGGTGCGCTGTTGTTCGATGGCCGAATGAATTTGGCGCGCCGCGGATGTGGTGGACGCGTCTTCGGTGAGGTAGGGGCGGATGGCGCTCAGGCCATCGCGGATCTCGACGATTCTGCGGTAGAGCCGGTAATTGTGATCGCCGATGGCGGCCTGCGGTGGTGCCAGTGCGATCTGGGCGTTGCCCTCATACAGCGCGGTCCACAGCGGCTCGAGTTGACGGTGCTGCCGGTAGGCCTGGATGCGTTGGCGTGCGGACGTGACCAGCTGTGAGAAGGACGGTCCGGCAAGGCCTACCACGATGAGGATCTGCCCGATGGTGGCGGCCAGAGGGGCCAGACGCTGCCAGGAGTAGCTGTCGTTGGTGATCATGCCGTAGATGGCCGAGTGTGCCCGCATGATGCAGAACAACAGGCACATGGCGGCTCCGGCCGCGGTGAGCAGCATGCTGCGTCGCAGCCACGCCACATCGTGAAAACGGGCGTACTGCAGGCATTTGACGGTGATCAGGAGGGCGCCCAGGCCGTAGGTGATCAGATAGATCAGCATGTAGAGCACCCAGGCGGGCTTGTTGCCGTGCGAGGCGTAGAAGTCCTGTGGCAGTTCGGAAGTCGGTGCCACAAACCAGCAGAGAACCAGCGCGGCGCCGATGGCTACTGCCATGCCGACCCAGAGCCGTGCGCGCTGCACGGCACGGGGACCGGATTCACCCCAGAAGGTGATGACGGTGAGAACGCATGCGGTCCACGCCATGCCGCCCGAGAGGTTCAAGACGAGCCGGCCCATGTTGTGCACGCCGACCAAGTTGTCGAACTTCTCGTAGAGCGGTGGAGTCGCCAACGTGACGGCAATGCCCTTGAAGAGGAATGACAACAACAGTGCCACCGAGGCGGGTGGACGGACCCGGGAACGCAGCATCGCGGCGGCAACCACAACCACGGCGCCAAAGCTGAAGACGGCCGCTATCGAATACGCCGCGGCGGAGTCTTCAAAAACTGAGGTCACGGTGCCGCCGGTGAGCCTTCCAGCACGAGTGATGCCAGGATGCGCCGCAGGTTGGCGTTCGTGACGGGAATGGGGCGGTGGCTGTCGGGACTGACGCGCTGCCCCATCATGGAGGCGAGCATTTCTGCCTCGACCTCCTGGTCGTCGAGATAGGTCTCGCGACACAGGACTTCGGCCAGTTCACGCTTGCTTGAACTGGTGTGTCCACACATCACATGGCTCAGCTCGTGCAGGATGATGTGCTCGCGATGCATGGTGGTGGTGTCGCTGTCGTACACCACGTAGTCGGTGGCATCGGTGCGGACCAGTAGGCCGTGCACGCCGCTGCCGGAGAGCGCGTAGGGCACCAGCTGGATGTCGCGCTCGCTGAGTTCACTGGCGCGGGCGCGGATGTCCTCGACGGTCGTGAGTGTGTCCAGACCCAGGTCCGCCAGCTTGCGGGTGCACTGCTTGTGGATAGCCTGAAGTTCGCGAGTGGACCGTAGATCGGTTGTGACACAACGCATCTTCGGCATGATTACTGCCCGTTGCTGACCGAGTTGTCCACCGTCGGCAGGCCCTGCAGCGCGCGCACGTGATCGAGCACGGCGGCGACTGTTTCCAGGCTCTGCTTGTTCAGGCCGATCGCACGTAACGCGATCAGCTCCACCTCGTCCCGCGTGGTTTCATCCAGCGCACCGAGACGCTCATCGAGCGAGTAGGTGCGCTCGGGATCGGTGAGCACCGAGAGCGGAACGCGGAAGAAGTCGGCCAGTGCGCCGAGCAGGTCGATGGCGGGACGGGCGCGCTTACCGGTGCGCAGCGCCGAGAGGTAGGCACCGCCGACTTTGATGCCGGGGTGAGCCTTCTTGATGCCGTTGGCGACCTCATCATTGGTCCACATCCGGCCGTCGGGACGACGATGCGACTGGAAGAGCGCATTGATGCGATCAGCGAGGTTCGCGTCGGCGGCTTTGGCGTCCTGAAGGGACACCTGCGGCGGGCTCGTAGTGGCCATCTACTAAGTCAAACACCGATGCCGCACGCTCTCAACGTGAGGGGGCGGACTCCCAGTGTGATTCAACGCACAGTTGAGGCCAGTTTTAGCGGTAGGTGTCGGTGAGGTATTCCGCGCGGCACGCGCCGCGGGCGAGCTTTCCGCTGGTGGTGCGGGGTATCGCTCCCGC
This window encodes:
- a CDS encoding MAB_1171c family putative transporter — its product is MTSVFEDSAAAYSIAAVFSFGAVVVVAAAMLRSRVRPPASVALLLSFLFKGIAVTLATPPLYEKFDNLVGVHNMGRLVLNLSGGMAWTACVLTVITFWGESGPRAVQRARLWVGMAVAIGAALVLCWFVAPTSELPQDFYASHGNKPAWVLYMLIYLITYGLGALLITVKCLQYARFHDVAWLRRSMLLTAAGAAMCLLFCIMRAHSAIYGMITNDSYSWQRLAPLAATIGQILIVVGLAGPSFSQLVTSARQRIQAYRQHRQLEPLWTALYEGNAQIALAPPQAAIGDHNYRLYRRIVEIRDGLSAIRPYLTEDASTTSAARQIHSAIEQQRTAPQHDKTSGTKIIGERTGANRKEELNWLLDVARELQKINRQHTPATPAPDLVSSSSGQTSS
- a CDS encoding ImmA/IrrE family metallo-endopeptidase, which translates into the protein MPKMRCVTTDLRSTRELQAIHKQCTRKLADLGLDTLTTVEDIRARASELSERDIQLVPYALSGSGVHGLLVRTDATDYVVYDSDTTTMHREHIILHELSHVMCGHTSSSKRELAEVLCRETYLDDQEVEAEMLASMMGQRVSPDSHRPIPVTNANLRRILASLVLEGSPAAP